The genomic interval GGCAGAATTGGAACGGGGAAGACTACGAGTGATCAGCAAGCGGTGGGAGTACTACACTATCGCAGAAATCAGATCACAGACACTTGCACAAGATAGTCAGAGTTAAAACGTTGAGCATTTTTTATCAAAATTGGAAACAATTTTTTGGGACATGAAAGGACTAATCAATATTATACGTGTGATTGTAGCAATTCTTAAAGATTAGGAGCGAGATCCCCAATTGATGATGCTAGAGGATCAGTATTAACTCTTTTATCTTTCAGTCTTGAATCTGGTATGGGCGTATCAAACTGATAGTCTCGATCAAATTTTTGCACTCTCCATATTTCAATCATTTCTTTCCAAGCATCAATCAAAGTTCTCGGTTCAGGCATGTCAAATTTTATTTCCTTATGCAATTTTTGTAAATTGTAGCACGGAACCCCTGCAAACATATGATGTTCAATATGCCAATTCATGTGCCAATACAGGAAAGATAAAATTGGGTTCAATGTAATGGTTCTAGTATTTTTCCTGAAATCAGGGACGTTGTTTTGTAGCCCACAGTGTTGAGTTAGACCAACAAAATATGAAGCCCAATTTGCCATAAATGAGCTAAGAGTAATCACTAAAAAGAGCCACCAATGTCCAGAAGTTATTGAAACCATTAAGATGCAACTGTGAAAAAGAAGTAGTATTCTTGACCAAAGTATTGATTTTCGATGTTGTGATGGTTGGTCATCATGCAATGCTTGCAACCATTCTTGACATGGAATTTTTGTGGATCCAATCCTTCCAAAAGAAGAAAGACCTGTCAAATATACTGTGGAGAAAAATCCCCCTTTACTAAATACTCTATCAGGTTTTGAGAAGAGATTTAATGTAAAGATTTGAACTAATGTAACAGGTGAAAGAGAGGGTTGAAGCGGTAGCAAATTCTCTCTATCGACTGCAGGGTACATAGTGTACCGATGATGATATGTGTGACTGGAAGCGTAATCGTAGGGATCCCACCAACTTATTAGACTGTAAAGATACAGAAAAAACTTATTATAAAATTTAGTATGAAATACAGTACCATGTGCTAGTTCATGAGGTGCGACACCCGACAAAAAACTGCTCACAGTACCATGTACAAATAACATTGCTAAAAAAGCGTACCAGACGCTGTTATGCCAAAAAACATATGTCAGACCACCTGTCATCAAAAATATAGCTAGATGTCCACCTGCTTGGACAAAACCTTTTTTGTCACTTTTCAAACATAATTTGCTCAGAACCACTTTTTCAATTGGACATCTGTACCAATCTGGACGAATCTCTTTTTTTATTTCAGAAAGTGTTGTCATTTCACATCTCACCAAAAAATTAAAAATCTACCAATTCTTTGCTTTTATTTTTGAGTAGATCTTTACTTAGCTACATTTTTTATAAATTCATAAGAAAAAATTAGATTAGCCTAGCTAAATTTAACAAAGACAAGACAATTTTTTTCTGAAATTGAATTTTACATACAAATTTCACACACACATGAATTTGAACTCCCCAAAAGATATAACTGGAACTTGGAAAACTTTGGTTGATCAGCAAGCAGCGAATGCTTATACCAACGTAGAAATCAAATTATTAAATTAAGCATTAGGAGAGAAATGACCAAAGCTGAACAATTTGATAAAGCTACAAAGTTTGTAATGAAAGGCGATTTAACATTGTATGATGAGATCGTGCACCCCGATTACGAGTCTATGAATCAGCGCATGTCGGTGAACAAAGAAATGAGCAAATCCATTCTTTCTGGAATTGGTGATCTGATTACTGTTGGGCCTATGCACAGGATCTATGAAAATGAAGAATTTGTATGTATCCATCGCTATTCAAGAGTTGCCAGTGCCGATATTTTCAATTCAGTGATGACAGCAATTACCTATAAAATTGGGAAAGTAATTAATCAACAAACAGTCCGAGAAGAATTAGATTATGATCCCAGCGAAGGCCAAGACTGGAACTGGGAGGGCTACGAGTGATTGGCTAGAGAGAAGTTGGTAGGCTGCACGATCAGCACAATCAAATCACGGATATCAGCAACATAGTGAGGAAGAATGACAAAAG from SAR324 cluster bacterium carries:
- a CDS encoding fatty acid desaturase, encoding MTTLSEIKKEIRPDWYRCPIEKVVLSKLCLKSDKKGFVQAGGHLAIFLMTGGLTYVFWHNSVWYAFLAMLFVHGTVSSFLSGVAPHELAHGTVFHTKFYNKFFLYLYSLISWWDPYDYASSHTYHHRYTMYPAVDRENLLPLQPSLSPVTLVQIFTLNLFSKPDRVFSKGGFFSTVYLTGLSSFGRIGSTKIPCQEWLQALHDDQPSQHRKSILWSRILLLFHSCILMVSITSGHWWLFLVITLSSFMANWASYFVGLTQHCGLQNNVPDFRKNTRTITLNPILSFLYWHMNWHIEHHMFAGVPCYNLQKLHKEIKFDMPEPRTLIDAWKEMIEIWRVQKFDRDYQFDTPIPDSRLKDKRVNTDPLASSIGDLAPNL